One Dermacentor silvarum isolate Dsil-2018 chromosome 10, BIME_Dsil_1.4, whole genome shotgun sequence genomic window carries:
- the LOC125941111 gene encoding tigger transposable element-derived protein 6-like translates to MQVPDGFTTFGKGMALRGKLLVAKEKAADAESAVAWRNERFQEIVESFSPDDVFNGDETALAFFYQLLPDKTMNFKGDKCKGGKKSRLRVLVLFCCNSTGTEKLKPLVIGKSAKPRCLKNVVSLPCDYRANKKAWMTRELFTQWLLQLDDTMKKKDRKIILIVDNCSAHIVNVRLTNVKLEFMPPNCTSLLQPLDQGIIRCVKTEFRMRLVQRLLINIRLKLPTQVNIRQAAEMLTWLWQNVKASTISNCWRKAGLLKALPTPQDCEDTQELNPELWDELTEKLPVDTAVTFADYIDSDSAVATPAKLTNEDIVNKVLEQDDADTESTHEEEQSVSSSDVLVFLEKTRLFLGRCKDVPDDVQRKVEDVEAFVLQRVLSTRQKKITDFFKQ, encoded by the coding sequence ATGCAAGTGCCAGATGGCTTTACCACTTTCGGCAAAGGAATGGCATTACGTGGCAAGTTGCTTGTGGCAAAAGAAAAGGCAGCAGATGCCGAGAGTGCGGTTGCCTGGCGGAACGAGCGCTTTCAAGAGATCGTCGAGTCTTTCTCTCCAGACGACGTTTTCAACGGAGATGAAACGGCGTTGGCGTTCTTTTATCAGTTGTTGCCTGATAAAACAATGAACTTCAAAGGTGACAAGTGCAAGGGCGGAAAGAAATCGCGTCTCCGCGTATTGGTTCTGTTCTGCTGCAACTCCACTGGCACGGAAAAACTCAAGCCGCTAGTTATTGGAAAGTCTGCCAAGCCGCGCTGCTTGAAAAACGTTGTCTCGTTGCCTTGCGACTACAGAGCCAACAAAAAAGCGTGGATGACGCGAGAATTGTTCACTCAGTGGCTGCTGCAGCTCGACGACACaatgaagaagaaagacagaaaaattaTCCTCATCGTTGACAATTGCTCGGCGCATATCGTGAACGTGCGATTAACCAATGTAAAGCTTGAATTTATGCCCCCCAATTGCACTTCTTTGCTCCAACCTTTGGACCAGGGCATCATCAGATGCGTGAAGACCGAATTTCGGATGCGTCTTGTGCAGCGCCTCCTGATCAATATTCGACTGAAGCTGCCCACACAGGTAAACATACGTCAAGCTGCAGAAATGCTGACATGGTTGTGGCAGAACGTGAAGGCAAGCACGATCAGCAACTGCTGGCGAAAGGCAGGCCTTTTAAAGGCTTTACCTACGCCACAAGACTGCGAGGACACACAGGAGCTCAACCCAGAGCTTTGGGATGAGCTTACCGAGAAGCTCCCCGTCGACACCGCGGTGACCTTCGCCGATTACATTGACAGCGACAGCGCGGTGGCTACACCTGCGAAGCTCACCAATGAGGACATCGTGAATAAAGTGCTAGAGCAAGACGATGCCGACACTGAATCAACACACGAAGAAGAACAAAGTGTTTCCAGCTCAGATGTTTTAGTTTTTCTAGAAAAGACGCGATTATTCCTCGGGCGCTGTAAAGATGTCCCCGATGACGTTCAGAGGAAGGTCGAGGAtgtagaggcgttcgtcctgcagcgCGTGCTGTCTACTCGCCAGAAGAAGATTACAGACTTCTTCAAGCAATAA